A genome region from Trichoderma asperellum chromosome 7, complete sequence includes the following:
- a CDS encoding uncharacterized protein (TransMembrane:1 (i33-53o)) produces the protein MSSERSPLLSNGEESSETLPQKTGLRFSRVREIIFFVWGLVATAAFVVAAVWIQHASQTHHNDNKVAAKRNLVFMVSDGMGPASLALTRGYRQHIYNLPENDTLTLDKHFWGTSRTRSTNSLVTDSAAGATAFSCGLKSYNGAISVLPDYQPCGSVMEAAKRSGYTTGLVVTTDITDATPACFASHVLRRDMQDSIALQEVGEGVLGRSVDLMLGGGRCHFLPNTTEGGCRADGIDVTRLAQEKHGWTYADSRQGFDALDGGNKVNLPFLGLFAERDVPFEIDRQKQNDVYPSLSEMATAALRALEEATKNSDKGFFLMIEGSRVDHAGHNNDPAAQVREVLEYDKTFKAVIDFIANSKTETVLVSTSDHETGGLATAIQEPGHLPVYNWYPRALAEASSSTEFLAAKLRAYAATTSSSKADLKQWINKELVVPGLGISNASDDELSALADHADASLEIFSAMISLRAHIGWSTHGHTAVDVNIYSSGGPGTDKIRGNVENTDVGRYLRHYLDVNVEDITKELREKMAKVALDMPADEMSVAEPYHALEKMVEV, from the exons ATG TCGTCCGAGCGCAGTCCTCTCCTATCCAACGGCGAGGAGTCCAGCGAGACTCTCCCGCAAAAGACGGGCCTTCGCTTCTCACGGGTCCGCGAGATCATCTTCTTTGTCTGGGGCCTCGTTGCCACTGCCGCTTTCGTCGTCGCCGCTGTCTGGATCCAACATGCCTCGCAAACCCATCATAACGACAACAAGGTCGCTGCCAAGCGCAACCTGGTCTTCATGGTCTCGGATGGCATGGGGCCGGCTTCGCTCGCTTTGACTCGAGGCTACCGACAGCACATCTACAACCTCCCCGAAAACGACACCCTCACCTTGGACAAGCATTTCTGGGGCACCAGCCGCACGCGCTCCACCAACTCCTTGGTGACCGACAGCGCTGCCGGCGCCACCGCCTTCTCCTGCGGCCTCAAGAGCTACAACGGTGCCATCTCAGTCCTGCCCGACTACCAGCCATGCGGATCGGTCATGGAGGCGGCAAAGAGGAGCGGATACACAACCGGACTCGTCGTCACGACTGACATCACAGATGCCACGCCCGCTTGCTTCGCCAGCCACGTCCTAAGGCGAGATATGCAAGACTCCATCGCGCTTCAGGAGGTTGGAGAGGGTGTTCTGGGCCGCTCTGTCGATCTTATGCTCGGTGGTGGTCGCTGCCATTTCCTTCCCAACACCACTGAGGGCGGATGCCGTGCAGACGGCATCGATGTTACACGCTTGGCTCAGGAGAAGCACGGCTGGACTTACGCCGACAGTCGCCAGGGCTTCGATGCCCTCGACGGCGGCAACAAAGTGAACCTTCCTTTCCTAGGTCTCTTCGCTGAGCGAGACGTGCCCTTTGAAATCGACAGACAGAAGCAAAACGATGTTTACCCCAGTCTGAGTGAGATGGCCACAGCTGCCCTGCGAGCCCTTGAAGAGGCAACCAAGAACTCTGACAAGGGTTTCTTCCTCATGATCGAGGGAAGCCGTGTGGACCACGCCGGCCACAACAATGACCCTGCCGCCCAGGTCCGCGAAGTGCTCGAGTACGACAAGACCTTCAAGGCAGTCATTGACTTTATCGCCAACAGCAAGACCGAGACCGTCCTCGTTTCCACCAGCGACCACGAAACCGGCGGTCTCGCAACGGCCATCCAAGAGCCTGGTCATCTGCCTGTATACAACTGGTACCCCCGCGCTCTTGCTGAGGCTTCTTCCTCAACTGAATTCCTCGCCGCCAAGCTTCGTGCCTACGCAGCAACCACGTCATCCTCCAAAGCCGACCTCAAGCAGTGGATCAACAAGGAGCTCGTCGTTCCCGGCCTCGGCATCTCCAACGCCTCCGACGACGAGCTCTCAGCCCTGGCAGACCATGCCGATGCTTCGCTCGAGATCTTCTCCGCCATGATTTCTCTCCGCGCTCACATTGGCTGGAGCACCCACGGCCATACCGCCGTGGACGTCAATATTTACTCTTCTGGCGGCCCTGGCACGGACAAGATCCGTGGCAACGTCGAGAACACGGATGTAGGTCGCTACTTGCGCCATTACTTGGACGTCAACGTCGAGGACATCACCAAGGAGCtgagggagaagatggccaaggTTGCGTTGGACATGCCGGCTGATGAGATGAGCGTTGCGGAGCCATATCATGCActggagaagatggtggaAGTTTAA
- a CDS encoding uncharacterized protein (EggNog:ENOG41), whose protein sequence is MAKTAQSSPASAPETSLSTDPHATDPALLRDHSQFKSYKTSRFEYPEIRVFFRQHVKADQLPKKPAPLPLLVCIPGLGGSVAQFHPLLRSLVDLAPCLAIDWPGGGRSKFAPTEWAAYTSEALMELLEVIIEDHRDKEHDQGVVLIAHSMGTILSAGLANPKLPHTTALAKHVVGLVAICPVSGPMEESKAKFIRRLFWIPGWIFGLWRMWDGRGGPSSTSVARFVGEGAPAELKLMQYRYNQQSRTPVWRRMAYGGMAARYEDGKPIGGVPGPEAWAGLDMPVFLIAGEKDNVTPPKEVDKIVKAFHSLDDTIAHNEAQQTPIASELNSPASVNGSTQLDTDVNVNGGGLPAEDAEDSDANGPSTPVEYPPDLPPQSQHPMRAVRSIILTGAAANHTLLYSPRTVRALAGLVSDFLADHITQRLSLAWQLQHLSREGKWDVKNLLKWQGVKPVSELIGPSDKPVFRVIKTLREADDVHCPAVFAEKWGHAIKDVIDISKDQPVYDPRGLERGGIHYHKFPTVSKIPPEAETVDQFIKLVDSIREAQRERAAAEGWSAPEQCVVGVHCHYGYNRSGYFVVCYLVEKCGFALADAIEAFKTARPNGIRHSHFLDKLYMRYSLEERPVEN, encoded by the coding sequence ATGGCAAAGACAGCGCAAAGCAGCCCGGCTTCGGCGCCGGAGACGTCCCTCTCCACAGACCCTCACGCCACCGATCCTGCGCTGCTTCGCGATCATTCCCAGTTCAAGTCTTACAAGACGAGCCGCTTCGAGTATCCCGAGATTCGCGTCTTCTTCCGCCAGCATGTCAAGGCCGACCAGCTGCCCAAGAAACccgcgccgctgccgctgctggtgtGCATCCCGGGCTTGGGCGGCTCGGTTGCGCAGTTCCATCCGCTGCTGAGGAGCTTGGTTGACCTGGCGCCGTGTCTGGCCATCGATTGGCCTGGCGGCGGACGATCCAAGTTTGCGCCGACAGAATGGGCGGCGTACACCTCAGAGGCATTGATGGAGCTGTTGGAGGTGATCATCGAGGATCATCGTGACAAGGAGCACGACCAGGGCGTGGTCTTGATTGCGCATAGCATGGGCACCATCTTGTCGGCTGGTCTGGCGAATCCCAAGCTGCCGCACACGACGGCTCTTGCCAAGCATGTTGTTGGGCTGGTTGCGATTTGTCCCGTGTCTGGACCGATGGAGGAATCGAAAGCAAAATTTATCAGGCGGCTGTTCTGGATTCCCGGCTGGATCTTTGGCCTCTGGCGCATGTGGGATGGCAGAGGAGggcccagcagcaccagcgttGCGCGCTTCGTGGGAGAGGGCGCACCGGCCGAGCTGAAGCTCATGCAGTATCGATACAATCAGCAGAGCCGAACGCCGGTCTGGAGACGGATGGCATATGGCGGCATGGCGGCTCGGTACGAAGATGGGAAGCCCATTGGTGGCGTTCCCGGACCTGAGGCTTGGGCCGGCTTGGATATGCCCGTCTTCCTGATTGCCGGCGAAAAGGATAATGTGACGCCGCCAAAGGAGGTGGATAAGATCGTCAAGGCCTTCCACTCACTGGATGATACCATTGCGCATAATGAAGCTCAGCAGACACCCATCGCATCGGAGCTGAACTCACCTGCGAGTGTCAACGGCTCAACACAGCTTGACACTGATGTCAATGTcaacggcggcggcctgcctgctgaagatgcagaAGACAGCGATGCCAATGGCCCTTCAACACCCGTCGAGTATCCGCCAGACCTGCCCCCTCAGTCACAACACCCCATGCGAGCCGTGCGATCCATCATCCTCACCGGCGCAGCGGCAAACCACACGCTCCTCTACTCCCCACGCACAGTTCGCGCCCTCGCCGGCCTCGTATCCGATTTTCTCGCCGATCACATCACCCAGCGCCTCTCGCTCGCCtggcagctccagcaccTCTCTCGCGAGGGCAAATGGGATGTAAAGAACCTCCTCAAGTGGCAGGGCGTCAAGCCCGTTTCCGAACTCATTGGCCCCAGCGACAAGCCCGTCTTCCGCGTCATCAAGACGCTCCGCGAGGCCGACGACGTGCACTGCCCTGCGGTATTCGCCGAGAAATGGGGCCATGCCATCAAGGACGTCATTGACATCTCCAAGGACCAGCCTGTCTATGACCCGCGCGGCCTCGAGCGCGGCGGCATCCACTACCACAAATTCCCTACCGTGTCCAAGATCCCCCCCGAGGCAGAGACCGTCGACCAGTTCATCAAGCTGGTCGATTCCATTCGCGAGGCTCAGCGCGAACGCGCCGCCGCGGAAGGCTGGTCTGCTCCGGAGCAGTGTGTCGTGGGCGTGCACTGCCATTACGGGTACAATCGCTCCGGCTACTTTGTTGTTTGCTATCTCGTTGAGAAGTGTGGCTTTGCGCTGGCAGATGCCATTGAGGCGTTCAAAACGGCGAGGCCAAACGGAATACGACACTCGCATTTTCTGGATAAATTGTACATGCGATATAGTCTTGAAGAGAGACCTGTTGAGAATTGA